The following proteins are encoded in a genomic region of Thiomonas sp. X19:
- a CDS encoding DUF748 domain-containing protein, producing the protein MSAARSTTLRRLLWLLLGLVLLLVLAFVTTPLTVPALLRDKAAQWIEQSTGRQASIGDIGFNPWSLRLRVDDLQLRNAANTADSLRLGSAQVRLAWSTVWTGKPQITALTLDAPQLRIVRAPSGRMDFDDILARLAKKPSRPSSGTPAFALHDARISNGSVTFDDQLAKVTTHLTGLNASLPALSTLAGSKGRMQLSASAKLNGAPLQLSASGMPFATSTPLAMTAQLQHLALAAFAPYQPATLPARLQSGDLNTRLQLSLVPAHLDSLTLSGTAQVLNGAVKTPTAPLAGWKTLKLTLAQARPLARVVEVSAVQISGLSAEFSRSAQGLVGFGQATGRKSATAVSAPPAAQGAHAASPAKRGTNNWNVHVGSVTLTDSHVRWRDATVKPAVDWSFDAPKLAVSHIAWPLTAPASFMADITGPQGMQLQLQGRGDLQQAQASLTAAHIDPQIAAAYAAPALHGMALPRGLLTTQADLQWQSKDNSAVIKMHRAHWTGFAFGPAGGLLARDIAVRDASLHWAAAPQTLTLDIGQAQIDGFAAGHNAALRAAQLSVRQAKVDLNAHSAQFGLVQVLNPQASVARDSTGQWSFKQWLPPGLLPPPGKTTVPARRGQTVQASAPWRLQVRQAEVKGGRFYLADASPKKPVVVAITGFNLGLRNVAWPQTQPTDVTLTAQISDELPADLAQGTATVAANTARRPHSATDTAVAAMPPQASAAPGKVVAASSKPGETTGMTATNAGSELIPVAGSLQFTGQVQASPFSLRGKLDARNLPAQIADNYLPPRVNAEVLRAPASASGKATLSLGPAGPAFSFDGSAGLSHFVADTLEPRERLLGWNSLQLNGLHIAHTPRAGLSPITKVVVGQVALRDFYARVILSKNAKLNLTQVFKPLPAPAAAAAAKHIATTTSSGASATKGANNLAAEGTAGRNGAEWPFGGSSSTTKSATPSAAQNLVIDVGGITLAGGRVDYTDHFVQPNYSTSLSGVEGSIGAFGTTTSKPASVELRGTAEGTAAVVLSGNANPLLSPPQLDLHGKMTDLQLAPLSPYSGRYAGYDIKRGLLSMDVHYDIDASGRLTADNQLVLNQLTFGKRVDSPTATKLPVLLAVELLKDRNGNINVNIPISGSLNNPEFSLGSVIGRAIVSLLVRAVTAPFSLLGNLIGNDVSAEQLSHVAFVPGTAILQPQDQAKLADIAKALKAKSELILTITGEVDPAAEREPYREARLNQQMLALWKRDLPHAEAYANAKTQVVPQTDYAKVLAAVYRQTPLANKPRDAIGLPKTLPEAEMQKLLLQNIPASDDRMQALAMERAVSLRTALDALGVPGARQFIAAPVLLDKPAAGWTPQASLSLTLP; encoded by the coding sequence ATGTCTGCCGCACGCTCCACAACATTGCGCCGCCTGCTCTGGCTCTTGCTCGGTCTGGTTCTGCTGCTGGTGCTGGCCTTTGTCACCACGCCGCTCACGGTCCCGGCGCTGCTGCGCGACAAGGCGGCGCAGTGGATCGAGCAGAGCACCGGGCGGCAGGCCAGCATCGGCGATATTGGCTTCAACCCCTGGAGCCTGCGCCTGCGCGTGGACGATCTGCAGTTGCGCAACGCCGCCAACACCGCCGACAGCCTGCGCCTGGGTAGCGCGCAAGTGCGCCTGGCGTGGAGCACGGTGTGGACCGGCAAGCCGCAGATCACCGCGCTCACGCTGGATGCGCCGCAACTGCGCATCGTGCGCGCGCCCTCGGGGCGGATGGACTTCGACGACATCCTCGCGCGCCTGGCCAAGAAGCCGAGCAGGCCGTCCAGCGGCACGCCCGCCTTCGCGCTGCACGACGCGCGCATCAGCAACGGCAGCGTGACCTTCGACGACCAGCTGGCGAAAGTCACGACCCACCTCACCGGGCTGAACGCCAGCCTGCCCGCGCTGTCCACCCTGGCGGGCAGCAAGGGGCGGATGCAGCTGAGTGCCAGTGCCAAGCTCAACGGTGCGCCGCTGCAACTCAGCGCCAGCGGCATGCCTTTCGCCACCAGCACGCCGCTGGCCATGACGGCGCAATTGCAACATCTGGCCCTGGCCGCCTTCGCGCCCTACCAGCCAGCCACGCTGCCCGCGCGCCTGCAAAGCGGCGACCTCAACACGCGCCTGCAACTCAGTCTCGTGCCGGCACACCTGGACAGCCTGACGCTGAGCGGCACGGCGCAAGTGCTGAACGGCGCCGTGAAAACCCCGACCGCGCCGCTGGCCGGCTGGAAGACACTGAAGCTCACCCTCGCTCAGGCGCGCCCGCTGGCACGGGTGGTGGAGGTGAGCGCGGTGCAGATCTCCGGCCTCTCGGCCGAGTTCAGCCGCAGCGCGCAAGGCCTGGTCGGCTTCGGCCAAGCGACAGGCCGGAAATCCGCCACGGCCGTCAGCGCACCGCCCGCCGCGCAGGGAGCGCATGCCGCGAGCCCCGCAAAGCGCGGCACCAACAACTGGAACGTCCACGTCGGCAGCGTGACGCTGACCGACAGCCATGTGCGCTGGCGCGACGCCACCGTGAAGCCTGCGGTGGACTGGAGCTTCGACGCGCCCAAGCTGGCGGTCAGCCACATCGCCTGGCCGCTGACGGCCCCGGCGTCCTTCATGGCCGACATCACCGGCCCGCAGGGCATGCAGTTGCAACTGCAAGGCCGGGGCGATTTGCAGCAGGCGCAAGCGTCGCTCACGGCCGCGCACATCGACCCGCAAATCGCCGCCGCCTACGCGGCACCGGCCCTGCATGGCATGGCACTGCCGCGCGGCCTGCTCACCACGCAGGCTGACTTGCAATGGCAGTCCAAGGACAACAGCGCCGTGATCAAGATGCATCGGGCGCACTGGACCGGTTTCGCCTTCGGCCCGGCCGGCGGCTTGCTGGCGCGCGACATTGCCGTGCGCGATGCCAGCCTGCACTGGGCCGCCGCGCCGCAAACCCTGACGCTGGACATCGGCCAGGCGCAGATCGACGGCTTCGCCGCAGGCCACAACGCCGCGCTGCGTGCCGCGCAACTGAGCGTGCGCCAGGCCAAGGTCGATTTGAACGCGCACTCGGCGCAGTTCGGCCTGGTGCAAGTGCTGAACCCGCAAGCCAGCGTCGCGCGCGACTCCACCGGGCAATGGTCATTCAAGCAATGGCTGCCGCCAGGACTGCTGCCGCCGCCCGGCAAAACCACGGTGCCCGCCCGGCGAGGCCAAACGGTCCAAGCTTCCGCCCCCTGGCGCCTGCAGGTGCGGCAGGCCGAGGTGAAGGGGGGACGTTTCTACCTTGCCGACGCCAGCCCGAAAAAGCCGGTGGTGGTGGCCATCACCGGCTTCAATCTCGGCCTGCGCAACGTCGCCTGGCCGCAGACCCAACCGACCGACGTGACCCTGACCGCGCAGATCAGCGACGAGTTGCCAGCCGATCTGGCCCAGGGGACAGCCACTGTGGCAGCCAACACCGCACGCAGACCACACAGCGCGACCGACACCGCCGTGGCCGCCATGCCGCCGCAGGCAAGCGCGGCACCGGGCAAAGTGGTCGCAGCATCCAGCAAGCCCGGTGAAACCACAGGCATGACGGCGACGAATGCGGGCTCGGAACTGATCCCCGTGGCAGGCTCGCTGCAGTTCACCGGCCAGGTGCAGGCCAGCCCCTTCAGCCTGCGCGGCAAGCTCGACGCGCGCAACCTGCCGGCGCAGATTGCCGACAACTACCTGCCGCCACGCGTGAACGCCGAAGTGCTGCGCGCCCCGGCCAGCGCATCGGGCAAGGCCACCCTGAGCCTGGGACCAGCCGGGCCCGCCTTCAGCTTCGACGGCAGCGCAGGCTTGAGCCATTTCGTCGCCGACACCCTGGAACCGCGCGAGCGCCTGCTGGGCTGGAACAGCCTGCAACTCAATGGCCTGCATATTGCGCACACTCCGCGCGCCGGCCTGAGCCCGATCACCAAAGTCGTGGTGGGCCAGGTGGCGCTGCGCGACTTCTATGCCCGCGTCATCCTGAGCAAAAATGCCAAGCTCAATCTCACCCAGGTGTTCAAGCCACTGCCGGCACCGGCCGCTGCGGCTGCGGCCAAACACATCGCCACGACCACGAGCTCTGGCGCATCCGCCACCAAGGGCGCCAACAATCTTGCGGCGGAAGGCACGGCCGGACGCAACGGCGCCGAGTGGCCGTTCGGTGGCAGCAGCAGCACGACGAAATCGGCCACGCCATCGGCCGCGCAGAATCTGGTGATCGACGTTGGCGGCATCACCCTCGCCGGTGGCCGGGTGGACTACACCGACCATTTCGTTCAGCCCAATTACTCCACCAGCCTTTCGGGCGTTGAAGGCAGCATCGGCGCCTTCGGCACGACCACGTCAAAACCTGCTTCAGTGGAACTGCGCGGCACGGCGGAGGGCACGGCAGCGGTGGTGCTGAGCGGCAATGCCAACCCGCTGTTGTCGCCGCCGCAGCTCGACCTGCACGGCAAGATGACCGACCTGCAGCTCGCGCCGCTCTCGCCCTATTCCGGGCGCTACGCCGGCTACGACATCAAGCGCGGCCTGCTGTCCATGGACGTGCACTACGACATCGACGCAAGCGGCCGGCTGACTGCGGACAACCAGCTCGTGCTCAACCAGCTCACCTTCGGCAAGCGGGTGGACAGCCCAACCGCCACCAAGCTGCCGGTGCTGCTGGCGGTGGAATTGCTGAAGGACCGCAACGGCAATATCAACGTCAACATCCCCATCTCCGGCTCGCTCAACAACCCCGAGTTCAGCCTCGGCTCGGTCATCGGCCGCGCCATCGTCAGCCTGCTGGTGCGCGCCGTCACCGCGCCGTTCAGCCTGCTCGGCAACCTGATCGGCAACGACGTGTCGGCCGAACAGCTCAGCCATGTGGCCTTCGTGCCGGGAACCGCCATCCTCCAACCCCAAGACCAAGCCAAGCTGGCCGACATCGCCAAAGCCCTGAAGGCCAAGTCCGAGCTCATCCTCACCATCACCGGCGAGGTGGATCCGGCCGCTGAACGCGAGCCCTACCGCGAAGCCCGCTTGAACCAGCAGATGCTGGCCCTGTGGAAGCGCGACCTGCCACACGCCGAGGCCTATGCCAACGCCAAGACCCAGGTCGTGCCGCAGACCGATTACGCCAAGGTGCTGGCCGCCGTCTACCGCCAAACCCCCTTGGCCAACAAGCCGCGTGACGCCATCGGGCTGCCCAAGACGTTGCCCGAGGCCGAGATGCAAAAGCTGCTGCTGCAGAACATTCCAGCGTCAGACGACCGCATGCAGGCATTGGCCATGGAGCGCGCGGTGAGCCTGCGCACCGCGCTCGACGCCCTGGGCGTGCCAGGGGCGCGCCAGTTCATTGCCGCGCCCGTGCTGCTGGACAAACCCGCTGCCGGCTGGACGCCGCAGGCCAGCCTGTCGCTGACCTTGCCCTGA